The segment attcaaataaataaaaaaaactttggtaCACCACATCCACCAATTCACTCCCCCTTGACGATATCTGAGTAAATCTCAATTTGAGATTTCCTGGCCTTGAAAATGCAACTTTAGGGCTTGTTTAACTCCCACCGCGGGTGAGATAGTGCCCAATTGAGACGCGCAATTGAATCCCTGCCAAAGATTTCAGCCCATTTAGCCCTTTATTTTGACGAATCTTCCGGAAAATTGAttcttttggggaaaattaaatttaaaaaaaaaataaataaatccttcTAACTACTGGAGGATAAAGGACACAAGTGAGAGCTTCAAgagattaggaaaaaaaaactctttggGAAGTTGGTGAAGAGACAGAACTTTGTAGAAATGGGAGTTTTGTGGGATTTCTGCCATTAGACGCAAGAAGGGCAGCTCCCTCAATAATTCACATCTTTTCCAGGACTCAGTGTCCAGCATTAATAATTCGCAAAATGAATCAATAGGAAAGGTGCATGCGGAGGTTGTCCCTTTCCAGATTGCCGCTGATGGGTAATGCGAGGAAGAGGTCAGCTGTTCTCTCTTCACTATCAGTCACATGACGCGCGTTCATCTTTTTACCCACAACCAGCCCCATTTGCCACACGACCCTCCACAGAGTGGAAAACCCCCACAAATGGGGGCGGCGGCACACCCACATTGAGAATCAGGAAGAAAAGGAGGAAGAGCCAGCCCGGAAGGATGGCGCCACAGAGACACTTCCGAAGGATTCACTTTTCACACCACTCCCGCAACTTTTCGTGCCATCCTCGCACTGTGTCACTGTGACCAACCAACTGAGCCAGGATGTGCACCTCGTGGGGATTTTATGCTTTCCCACTGTGtgaggaaattgattttaatgtgTCGCGCCGAGGACATGAAGGATTCATCCTTCGCAACACGCATGCACTTTTCCACTGAATTTCACCAACTTCCCGCAGGAGTTTCACGGGGATTCATATGGGGGCCACCTGATGGGATACTACATTACCCTTTTAATCCAATTGATGGGTGGAAACGTCCTGCTTTAAGGGCGAAAAGTcgacttgaaaaattttgagcgaattttccacgaaaaatcCCGTGACTTCGATGTTCGAATGAAATCTACGTGAGAATGGGATGCAAAATTGCCTTCTTGCATGTGCAAGAGTGAGAGAACAATACACCCCAAGAGGTAGGAAACATTGTCACATGAAACATCTCTACGCACACactgaaaatgtttcacaacACATTTGCAAAATGCTATGCAAATAGGAAACATGTTTCACAAAGTCGGCGCACGAGGAAATTCATGTTTCTCATGTTTATGTGGGGGAGATGAAATGCAAATGAAACACGAAATATGCTTCTTTAGGGAAATTGGGGCTATAgaataagatttttctcttattttttcattgaaaaatgcaaaaaattggatttgtaataaatattttagctttttattcaatttaaacaagttttttaaattaatttctaatcaaacattcattcatttcagagaaaaagaaaacaaaaaaaattacaaagagaaaaataataaaacaaagacCAGCCGGGTAAAACATCTGGCGCCATCTATGATTGACAGTTGCccgtgaaaaatattttgtgtttgggtttttctcagaatcaaaggaaaagaagttttttctaAGAGTTTTTCCCATTTCCCGATTAAATTTGCGAATGACCAACACTGTGTGGTGCCCAGCAGACATTCCAGCTGCCACAGAACGTACCCACCGCCATCGGAAGGGGGTCAAATGCAAGAAAggatcaatttgaaatttcaccTCTTGCACCGAATCTCTTCcacattttccccatttcCTGGGGAATTTCCCAGGAATTGCACTGAGTACCAGGTGAGGTGGTATCCGGGGGATGTTTGTGTGTTTAGCATTGAGCGTGAAGGAGGCATTTCCGGGCATTTCTTCATGATAAATTACCAACTTCCGCTCATGAGCGGAAATGGGATTATGGCGACTgatttgttgctttttttctcttctccctCCACACGCAGACACTTGAAGATGATGACGGATAGTTTATTTGGGAATGCCATTAAGAAGGAGCCGGAGAAGATTGGCAGTAGTGGGGCGATGCTTCCGGTTGGGGAAGATGCCACAAAGCCCGTATTTACGGTGATGGATTTGGGGAAGATGCTCCTGCTGAGTGCCAAGGAGGGGAATACGCCCCAAGTGCGCGAGCTTATGACCAAGGGAGCCCCCTTCAGTACAGACTGGCTGGGAACGTCTCCTCTGCACCTGGCTGCGATGAACAATCACCTGGACACGTGTGAGGTTCTCATCAGGGCGGGCCTGAATAAGGACGCGCGCACCAAAGTGGACAGGACCCCGTTGCATTTTGCCGTGTACGAGGGGCACGAACAGATTGTGGAGCTCCTTGTGGCCAATCAGTGTGACGTCGATGCGCGTGACATGCTCCGGATGACTCCCCTGCACTGGGCTGTAGAGAAGCGCCACAGACGCATCGTGGAGATCCTCCTGCGGCACGGAGCTGATCCGAGTGCGGAATCAAAGTTCCGGAAAACACCCACGAGCATGGCACTGGAGCACGGCTACAATGACATCTACCTCATGCTCGATGCTGCCTTCAGGGTACGCCTGGAGAACCCAGAGCACTTCCAGCGACCACCTCCAGCTGCCACAAACCCCCATCCGGACGTCAAGTCCAACGGGAGGACGGCAACGGTGGTGCAGGAAGCAATTGATGTCATCAATACACCCTCACCACCCATTAATTCCAGTTCCATCGACGAGGACAATGGTATGACCCTCAGTGATGCCATAATTCGCCTCCAGACAATCGacggtgagttttttttatcaattttttcacCTTTCGAGCTTTTTTCGAGTCCTTGAAGtgacataacctcacttttccTTCCCGCACAGATACCCGGAGTATAAATCCCTCGTCAACGTTGCAAATGCTTAAGGATCACGGGATCTCAATGCTACCCACGGAGGACACAGAGAATGCATTTATTTCCTCAGCCCTTCAGGGTGGCCGGAAGCTCGTTCTCTCCGAAGCGGGGAAGCTCATGATGAATGAGACAAAAGCCCGACGGAGTACATCACAAATGCCCCCTGGGGGCTCCACGAGCCGCCTGAGTATATCTCCGG is part of the Lutzomyia longipalpis isolate SR_M1_2022 chromosome 3, ASM2433408v1 genome and harbors:
- the LOC129793498 gene encoding GA-binding protein subunit beta-1 — its product is MMTDSLFGNAIKKEPEKIGSSGAMLPVGEDATKPVFTVMDLGKMLLLSAKEGNTPQVRELMTKGAPFSTDWLGTSPLHLAAMNNHLDTCEVLIRAGLNKDARTKVDRTPLHFAVYEGHEQIVELLVANQCDVDARDMLRMTPLHWAVEKRHRRIVEILLRHGADPSAESKFRKTPTSMALEHGYNDIYLMLDAAFRVRLENPEHFQRPPPAATNPHPDVKSNGRTATVVQEAIDVINTPSPPINSSSIDEDNGMTLSDAIIRLQTIDDTRSINPSSTLQMLKDHGISMLPTEDTENAFISSALQGGRKLVLSEAGKLMMNETKARRSTSQMPPGGSTSRLSISPASVKPLKPPNKVIKIVTAEEFKRMLSGDLSATKKVQLKANGAMVPAKQRRQMLLSRRPELLPAATDIFAESDSCRIKPNQVPNLLDIHAEEAPDTDLDDYTADLDVLAVPDKSPSPRDDTKGNLPTAMGLSEIEKQLLDLKKQTEELRRQLEISQRQNEEYKVRLEKLEQEKELERRQRSHINS